A window from Bufo bufo chromosome 1, aBufBuf1.1, whole genome shotgun sequence encodes these proteins:
- the LOC120988890 gene encoding extracellular calcium-sensing receptor-like, which translates to MIYATKEINSIESLLPNISLGYQIFDTCAHSSESLWGTFWTLSGEVHPILNYQCNQKVPLAVIGDGLSISTLTMATVLGTYMYPQVSYGASLASLNNRLLYPSFFRTISGDNRQARALAALVAHMGWNWVGLLSLNEDYGIIGSQLLKEELHKLGVCLAYHETFGQTTSLMKMNYIVNLVIESSAMVIIIFSREPFTYPLMAILLERDNNKRIWLGTEGWSNSPFLASKKFSKIMSGTLALSLHGMDIPGLKEYQLALRPSTLLPQDIFIEDFWEKVHECQWSNKSSAAENGTVWCTGEETLTRFRSNEYEFNEFDFRLHYLVYSAVYAVAHALHELIFCTPSDSQPGKCRNQKAIAPWQIVRSIKNIHFKNPMGEEMYFDSTGNPPTDYDVINWHRNLDGSINFVKVGRYNLRESQQNELTINISAIRWITGELEIPCSLCSEHCSPGFRKAAKNGQPMCCFDCLPCSEGEISDRIDSSNCFLCPDELWPNKNNTVCIPKVVEFLSYWEPLGITLTTTTIFSSLITISILCVFIKYRDTAIVKANNRDLTYLLLTCLFLGFLCSLLFIGEPQKFTCRFRQGAFGVIFVLSISCVLAKTIMVVIAFRATKPGSNMRTWMGSKVPTSTISLCTSIQFFICVYWMLQCPPFPERNTKIKTGIIIFQCNECSDTLLWCMLGYTAFLACVSFFIAFLARKLPDSFNEAKWITFSMLIFLSVWISFVPAYLSSQGKFMVAVEVFGILSSSAGIVGCIFFPKCYIILLRPNLNSRQNLLGKGTTKKT; encoded by the exons ATGATATATGCCACAAAAGAGATAAATTCCATTGAGTCTTTGCTCCCAAATATATCTCTAGGCTATCAAATCTTTGACACATGTGCACACTCTTCAGAATCTCTCTGGGGAACATTTTGGACTCTGTCTGGAGAGGTCCATCCAATTCTGAACTACCAGTGTAACCAGAAAGTTCCTCTTGCTGTCATTGGTGATGGCTTATCAATATCTACTTTAACAATGGCTACTGTTTTAGGGACATACATGTACCCTCAG GTAAGCTATGGAGCATCCCTAGCCTCGCTGAATAACCGGCTTCTGTATCCATCATTCTTCCGAACCATTTCTGGTGACAACAGACAGGCCAGGGCCTTGGCTGCACTTGTTGCCCACATGGGATGGAACTGGGTTGGTTTACTATCTTTGAATGAAGACTATGGAATTATAGGTTCTCAACTTCTCAAAGAGGAGCTTCATAAATTGGGGGTGTGCCTTGCATATCATGAAACATTTGGTCAAACAACCTCCCTAATGAAAATGAATTACATTGTAAATTTGGTCATTGAGTCATCTGCTAtggttattataattttttccaggGAACCTTTCACCTATCCTTTAATGGCCATTCTTCTAGAGAGAGACAACAACAAGCGCATTTGGCTTGGTACTGAAGGATGGTCAAATTCACCCTTTTTAGCCAGTAAAAAGTTTAGTAAAATTATGTCTGGGACTCTTGCACTGTCCTTGCATGGGATGGATATACCAGGGTTAAAGGAATATCAACTTGCTCTTCGACCTTCAACCTTGCTTCCTCAGGATATCTTCATTGAAGATTTCTGGGAAAAAGTCCACGAATGTCAGTGGTCAAACAAAAGCAGTGCTGCAGAAAATGGTACAGTGTGGTGCACAGGGGAGGAAACATTGACCAGATTTAGGAGCAATGAATATGAGTTTAATGAATTTGACTTTCGACTGCACTATTTGGTGTATAGTGCAGTATATGCTGTGGCCCATGCCCTACATGAACTAATCTTCTGCACACCTAGTGACAGTCAACCTGGAAAATGCAGAAATCAAAAAGCCATAGCACCATGGCAG ATTGTTCGCTCCATAAAAAATATCCATTTCAAGAATCCAATGGGAGAGGAAATGTATTTTGATTCTACTGGAAATCCACCAACTGACTATGATGTGATAAACTGGCATAGGAACCTAGATGGATCCATCAACTTTGTGAAGGTTGGGCGCTATAATTTACGTGAGTCTCAACAGAATGAGCTGACCATCAATATCTCTGCAATTAGGTGGATCACTGGAGAACTGGAG ATCCCTTGCTCTTTGTGCTCTGAGCACTGCTCTCCTGGATTTCGAAAGGCTGCTAAAAATGGACAACCGATGTGCTGCTTTGACTGTCTTCCCTGTTCAGAAGGGGAAATATCTGATCGTATAG ATTCCAGCAACTGTTTCTTATGTCCAGATGAACTGTGGCCAAATAAAAACAACACTGTATGCATCCCGAAAGTTGTTGAGTTTTTGTCCTACTGGGAACCGCTTGGAATTACGTTGACCACAACGACCATCTTTAGCTCACTCATCACTATCAGCATATTGTGTGTGTTCATCAAATACAGAGACACAGCCATAGTCAAAGCCAACAATCGAGATCTCACCTACCTTCTTCTCACTTGTCTGTTTTTAGGCTTCTTGTGCTCATTACTTTTCATTGGGGAACCTCAAAAATTCACTTGTCGCTTTCGCCAAGGAGCCTTTGGTGTCATTTTTGTTCTCAGTATTTCATGCGTCTTAGCCAAGACTATCATGGTGGTCATTGCTTTTAGAGCTACCAAACCAGGAAGCAACATGAGGACATGGATGGGATCTAAAGTTCCAACCTCAACTATATCGCTGTGCACCTCCATCCAGTTTTTTATATGTGTCTACTGGATGCTCCAATGCCCTCCTTTCCCTGAAAGAAATACAAAGATCAAAACAGGAATCATCATCTTccagtgcaatgaatgttcagatACCCTTCTATGGTGTATGTTGGGATACACTGCATTTTTGGCTTGTGTCAGCTTTTTTATTGCCTTTCTGGCACGAAAATTACCAGACAGCTTTAACGAGGCCAAGTGGATCACATTCTCCATGTTGATCTTCTTGAGTGTCTGGATTTCCTTTGTCCCAGCCTATCTAAGCTCTCAAGGCAAGTTCATGGTGGCTGTTGAAGTTTTTGGAATTTTATCCTCCAGTGCTGGGATTGTAGGTTGTATATTCTTCCCCAAATGCTATATTATATTACTAAGACCCAACCTGAACTCCCGACAGAACCTACTGGGTAAAGGCACCACCAAGAAGACATAG